One part of the Gossypium raimondii isolate GPD5lz chromosome 1, ASM2569854v1, whole genome shotgun sequence genome encodes these proteins:
- the LOC105785586 gene encoding protein SLOW GREEN 1, chloroplastic yields the protein MNPTLATLSSPSLSFLPLKPLSSPSFLTFPSPKPLRLRVSSANFDAIPVSKPNNNGQSLSQKLQSFAKTAVLVGATSLMIGKFSNFPAKADSLPAMTEQEPAVLQENEQVKTQSPKETSPLSEFLGSNDEAIAALQSLLQQKLENGEDEEALSILNRLVSAQPDFIDWKFLLGRLLGEMGQTENARKVFEEILQSNPFSFEALFENALLMDRCGEGEAVIKRLEEALARAQEEKKVKEARDVRFIMAQIQFLQKNVDESLMSYQELAKEDPTDFRPYFCQGIIYSLLDRNAEAKEQFAKYKELSPKKFEVDGYLRTSLSRMKLFGTSEEN from the coding sequence ATGAATCCCACACTGGCCACGTTATCATCACCATCCCTCTCTTTTCTTCCCTTGAAACCACTTTCTTCCCCTTCATTCCTCACTTTTCCTTCGCCCAAACCCCTCAGGCTTAGGGTTTCTTCTGCAAATTTTGATGCCATTCCCGTTTCTAAACCTAACAACAATGGCCAATCCCTCTCTCAAAAGCTTCAATCATTTGCCAAAACCGCTGTTTTGGTCGGTGCCACAAGTTTGATGATCGGGAAATTCTCCAACTTCCCTGCCAAAGCCGATTCTCTACCAGCAATGACTGAACAAGAACCTGCAGTTCTCCAAGAAAACGAACAAGTGAAAACCCAAAGCCCAAAAGAAACTTCACCGTTGTCTGAGTTTCTGGGATCTAATGACGAAGCCATTGCGGCATTACAGTCGCTTTTGCAACAGAAGCTCGAAAACGGCGAAGACGAAGAAGCGCTGAGTATCTTGAACCGATTGGTTTCTGCACAACCAGATTTTATTGATTGGAAATTCTTGTTAGGGAGGCTGTTGGGGGAAATGGGTCAAACGGAGAATGCACGTAAAGTGTTTGAGGAAATTCTTCAGTCGAATCCGTTCTCTTTCGAAGCTTTGTTCGAGAATGCGTTGTTGATGGACCGTTGTGGGGAAGGCGAAGCCGTGATCAAGAGGTTAGAAGAGGCTTTAGCCAGGGCCCAAGAAGAGAAGAAAGTCAAAGAAGCTAGGGATGTTCGATTCATAATGGCGCAGATACAGTTCTTGCAAAAGAACGTGGACGAATCTTTGATGAGTTACCAGGAATTGGCCAAAGAAGATCCAACTGATTTTAGGCCGTATTTTTGTCAAGGTATCATATATAGCTTGCTTGATAGGAATGCTGAAGCTAAAGAACAGTTCGCAAAGTATAAGGAGCTTTCACCAAAGAAGTTTGAGGTGGATGGATACTTAAGGACATCTTTATCGAGAATGAAACTGTTTGGGACCAGTGAGGAGAATTGA